From Candidatus Manganitrophus morganii, the proteins below share one genomic window:
- a CDS encoding molybdopterin molybdotransferase MoeA codes for MISVEEAQKIILAEIRRMGTERVLLSNALGRVLSEDLLSTLDHPPWDTSAMDGYAVRWNDTAGASRTNPWTLKIIEEIPAGTLPQKKIEPGEASKIMTGAPVPEGAEAIVKVEETERHGDQVKIFEAADDGDFIRKKGEAIRTGDLILKKGIRIRPADIAMMASIGRSVVPVYQQPRVAILSTGDELAELDEPRGPNKILNSNGYGVAAQVIEAGGLPINLGIAKDTREDLDKKLRGGLHADFLIASGGVSMGDYDFVQEVLMELGAEMKFWKVAMKPGQPLAFGVIGGKPAFGLPGNPVSAMVSFEQFVRPALLMAGGRTEFFRPIIQATLEEEVRKHPGRRHFMRAIVSVQKGEYRVRTTGDQDSHILLSLVKANALMILPEAGNLHKAGEKVAVQLLSDVAVAGNELSGLI; via the coding sequence ATGATTTCCGTTGAAGAAGCCCAAAAGATCATTCTCGCCGAAATCCGCCGGATGGGGACGGAGCGGGTGCTGCTGTCCAATGCGCTCGGGCGGGTTCTTTCGGAGGATCTACTCTCCACGCTCGATCATCCCCCTTGGGACACCTCCGCGATGGACGGCTACGCCGTCCGTTGGAACGACACCGCCGGCGCGTCCAGAACAAACCCGTGGACACTCAAGATCATCGAAGAAATCCCCGCGGGGACCCTCCCTCAGAAAAAGATCGAGCCCGGAGAGGCCTCGAAGATCATGACCGGCGCGCCGGTCCCGGAAGGGGCCGAGGCGATCGTGAAGGTCGAGGAGACGGAGCGGCACGGCGATCAAGTAAAAATTTTCGAGGCGGCCGATGACGGCGACTTCATCCGGAAAAAAGGGGAGGCGATCCGGACGGGGGATCTGATTTTAAAGAAAGGGATCCGGATTCGTCCCGCCGACATTGCGATGATGGCGTCGATCGGCCGGTCGGTCGTCCCGGTCTATCAACAGCCGCGGGTGGCGATCCTCTCCACCGGGGACGAGCTGGCCGAGCTCGACGAGCCGCGCGGGCCGAACAAGATCCTCAACAGCAACGGCTACGGCGTGGCGGCGCAGGTGATCGAGGCGGGGGGACTCCCGATCAACCTCGGCATCGCCAAAGACACGCGGGAGGATCTCGACAAAAAGCTGAGGGGCGGGCTGCACGCCGACTTTCTGATCGCCTCCGGCGGGGTCTCGATGGGCGATTATGATTTCGTCCAGGAGGTCTTGATGGAGCTGGGAGCCGAGATGAAGTTCTGGAAGGTGGCGATGAAGCCGGGCCAGCCGCTCGCCTTCGGGGTGATCGGCGGAAAACCGGCCTTCGGGTTACCGGGGAATCCGGTTTCCGCGATGGTTTCTTTCGAGCAGTTCGTCCGCCCCGCCCTTTTAATGGCCGGCGGCCGGACCGAATTCTTCCGACCGATTATTCAAGCAACCCTTGAAGAAGAGGTCCGCAAACACCCCGGCCGCCGTCACTTCATGCGGGCGATCGTTTCCGTCCAAAAAGGGGAGTACCGCGTCCGGACCACCGGCGATCAGGACTCCCACATCCTTCTCTCGCTGGTCAAGGCAAACGCGCTGATGATCCTGCCCGAAGCCGGCAACCTCCACAAAGCGGGTGAAAAAGTCGCCGTCCAGCTCCTGTCCGATGTGGCCGTTGCCGGAAACGAGCTAAGTGGATTAATATAG
- a CDS encoding PhoX family protein — MTTLSRRKFLSMLAIVSAGTAVGPLGKLYAQKPGRFPAPGVCLANGEGVGFGPISPKLPLNAADLTSTAAGDLSQTALLELPEGFSYTALSITGQTMNDGALVPGDHDGMACFQGRRGSHILVRNHELGPAENKFGSRVGCLPPNGKVYDPFILPAGQGGGGTTTLIIDREGRLVRHWISLGGTIRNCAGGLTPWDSWISCEEDVSIPTGANNVTKKHGYNFEVPADLPEAVDPIPLVDMGRFNHEANATDPQTGYVYETEDRGDSAFYKFVPKVRRASKFGDLQKGGRLYAMVIDPNVMAVCDGTIFPATGTNADTRTGVQSFLGQPLPVSWVEIEEVDPAGDTVRVEAQSKGAALFSRGEGMWYTNGLIYFVCTGGGDQGNGQVWAYDPRRETVTLLVESTSGGALDNPDNITVGPDGALYMCEDGGEEQFVVGVDDDGNLFKFARNNFTTSEFCGACFSNDGKMMFVNIQSPGITFAIYRDDHRPIFVKRPPR; from the coding sequence ATGACGACATTGTCGCGACGGAAATTTTTAAGCATGCTAGCGATTGTAAGCGCCGGGACCGCGGTTGGACCGCTCGGGAAGTTATACGCCCAGAAGCCGGGCCGGTTTCCCGCGCCGGGCGTCTGCCTCGCGAACGGCGAAGGGGTCGGTTTTGGCCCGATCAGCCCCAAGCTTCCGCTCAACGCGGCCGATCTCACGAGTACGGCGGCCGGTGATCTAAGCCAGACCGCGCTCCTCGAACTGCCCGAAGGTTTCTCGTATACCGCCCTGTCGATCACGGGTCAAACGATGAACGACGGCGCGCTGGTGCCGGGCGATCACGACGGGATGGCCTGTTTTCAGGGGCGCCGCGGCTCGCATATCCTGGTTCGCAACCATGAGCTCGGTCCCGCCGAGAATAAATTCGGCAGCCGTGTCGGTTGTCTTCCCCCCAACGGAAAAGTCTACGATCCTTTTATTCTTCCTGCGGGACAAGGCGGGGGCGGGACGACGACGCTGATCATCGACCGGGAGGGGCGGCTCGTCCGCCATTGGATTTCGCTCGGCGGAACGATCCGCAATTGCGCGGGCGGTCTGACGCCGTGGGATTCCTGGATCAGCTGCGAGGAAGATGTCTCAATTCCGACGGGCGCCAATAACGTCACCAAAAAACATGGTTATAATTTCGAGGTGCCGGCGGATCTGCCCGAAGCGGTCGATCCGATTCCCTTGGTCGACATGGGGCGCTTCAATCACGAGGCCAACGCGACCGATCCTCAAACGGGATACGTCTACGAGACGGAGGACCGCGGCGACAGCGCCTTCTACAAATTTGTGCCGAAGGTCCGCCGTGCTAGTAAATTCGGTGATTTGCAGAAGGGAGGTCGGTTGTATGCCATGGTGATCGATCCGAATGTGATGGCGGTCTGCGATGGAACGATCTTTCCGGCCACCGGCACCAACGCCGACACCCGCACCGGCGTTCAGTCGTTCCTCGGGCAGCCGCTTCCGGTGAGCTGGGTCGAGATCGAAGAGGTCGATCCGGCCGGCGACACCGTCCGCGTTGAAGCCCAGTCCAAGGGGGCGGCGCTATTTTCCCGCGGCGAGGGAATGTGGTATACAAACGGGTTGATCTATTTTGTCTGCACCGGCGGCGGCGATCAAGGGAACGGCCAGGTCTGGGCCTACGACCCCCGTCGCGAGACGGTCACCCTGCTGGTGGAATCGACCAGCGGGGGGGCGTTGGACAACCCGGACAATATCACGGTGGGGCCGGACGGCGCGCTTTACATGTGTGAGGACGGCGGAGAGGAGCAATTCGTTGTCGGCGTGGACGACGACGGTAATCTCTTCAAGTTCGCCCGCAACAACTTTACTACCAGTGAATTCTGCGGCGCCTGTTTTTCGAACGACGGCAAGATGATGTTCGTCAACATTCAGAGCCCCGGCATTACTTTTGCGATCTATCGCGACGACCATCGGCCGATCTTTGTGAAACGGCCTCCCCGGTAA
- a CDS encoding inorganic pyrophosphatase: MSFPSPFYRWRPHPWHGLEVGPNPPSLVHAYIEITPFDTVKYELDKVTGYLHVDRPQRSSALPPSLYGFVPRTYCGRRVGALMRNAKIGDRDPLDICVLSERPIDRSDVILQARVVGGLPMLDDGEADDKIIAVIKNDHLWSDVKDISELPGVLVERLRHYFSTYKLVPGESSHVVIDAAYNREHAERVIKAAMEDYQDEYGS; this comes from the coding sequence ATGTCCTTTCCATCCCCTTTCTATCGATGGAGGCCGCATCCTTGGCACGGTCTCGAGGTGGGTCCGAATCCTCCCTCATTGGTTCACGCCTATATTGAAATCACCCCTTTTGACACGGTCAAATATGAATTGGACAAGGTGACGGGTTATTTGCACGTAGACCGTCCTCAACGGTCCTCCGCCCTCCCTCCCAGCCTGTACGGCTTCGTTCCGCGCACCTACTGCGGCCGGCGCGTCGGCGCGCTGATGCGGAACGCCAAGATCGGGGACCGCGATCCATTGGATATCTGTGTCCTTAGCGAGCGGCCGATCGACCGGTCCGACGTCATTCTGCAAGCCCGCGTGGTGGGGGGATTGCCGATGTTGGATGACGGTGAAGCCGACGATAAGATCATTGCCGTGATCAAGAACGATCATCTCTGGTCCGATGTGAAGGACATCTCGGAGTTGCCGGGGGTCCTTGTAGAGCGGCTTCGGCATTACTTCAGCACTTACAAGCTTGTCCCCGGCGAGTCGTCGCATGTGGTCATCGATGCCGCGTACAACCGGGAGCATGCGGAGCGGGTGATCAAGGCCGCAATGGAAGATTACCAGGACGAGTACGGATCCTGA
- the folE gene encoding GTP cyclohydrolase I FolE codes for MASKRSGNRSTGDSPKKSMETETPAVKELVEKLLVSLGEDPSREGLKGTPGRVERSLRFLTSGYHQNVDRVLNEAFFTIDHEEMVIVKDINFFSMCEHHLLPFFGKCHIAYLPNKKVVGLSKLPRVVEIFCRRLQLQERLTGEIAHAIADKIHPHGVGVVIEAQHLCMMMRGVEKQNARTVTSAMLGVFKTDPKTRAEFLDLLRHDKI; via the coding sequence GTGGCTTCCAAGCGCAGCGGAAATCGATCGACGGGCGACAGCCCAAAAAAGAGCATGGAAACAGAGACCCCGGCCGTCAAAGAACTGGTGGAAAAACTCCTGGTCTCGCTGGGAGAAGACCCGTCCCGGGAAGGGTTGAAGGGAACGCCGGGCCGCGTCGAGCGATCGCTCCGTTTCCTGACCAGCGGCTATCACCAGAACGTCGATCGGGTGTTGAACGAGGCCTTTTTTACCATCGATCATGAAGAGATGGTGATCGTGAAGGACATCAACTTCTTCTCCATGTGCGAGCATCATCTTCTCCCCTTTTTCGGAAAGTGCCACATCGCCTATCTTCCCAATAAGAAAGTCGTCGGCCTAAGCAAGCTTCCCCGGGTGGTGGAGATTTTCTGCCGTCGGCTGCAACTGCAAGAGCGCTTGACCGGCGAGATCGCCCATGCGATTGCGGACAAGATCCACCCGCACGGCGTCGGCGTGGTCATCGAGGCGCAGCATCTCTGCATGATGATGCGGGGCGTCGAGAAGCAAAACGCCCGCACCGTCACCAGCGCGATGCTCGGGGTCTTCAAGACCGATCCGAAAACCCGAGCCGAATTCCTCGACCTGCTGCGACACGATAAGATTTAA